In Melitaea cinxia chromosome 29, ilMelCinx1.1, whole genome shotgun sequence, the genomic stretch ACGGTcttagcactggtttgtggctattgtgCTGGCGGGTGCGCGTTCTATCCctgcacgtgacaaacatttgtattggcaatacagatgtttgccgtggtctgggtgttagtgcagtctttgtgggtctcctcaccgtgccggtgctcggagagcacgttaaaccgtcggtcccggttgttatcatgtacacctgatagcgatcattactcatagtagggaatatggaATATGGCAAACCcgcattggggcagcgtggtggattaagctctgatccttcacctacatggagaaagaggccattAGAGACTGAAGCGTAAATTATGACTAACAGTTTAATTGGAATcatgtacgcttcagcctgtaatatcccactactcaATCATGTATCTATACCTAATATGAATTTGATCagctatttatatttactatgatatatataaaatgtacacatttatatacattttataaagcAGAAGAGTTTGCTTGATTTAAGGCGCTAATCTTTCAAGTTATTGATTCAAATAGGAAAATTCTCTTATTATTTGATACACTATTTATCAAGAATATAAGCCTTACAGGTTACATAACATTATGCTAAAACTAATAAATCTAAGAAGCTTATTGTTGGATAACATAGAGCAAAACATTTTTCTATCAAGTAATTGATTTTGGAACACTGCTATTTTTTAATGCCAAAAACatgtaaattcaaattaaatacttgcaaaaattaaataattattaaatattaactttttttataaaaatgtactgaaatatataactataaccTACCTGTATAATTGAAGCTCTAGACAAGCAAGTAACAGGAGCAGTGTGCCCAACGAGAAGGCAACGGGGGGTCATCTTCAATGTTTCTGGATCTACTTGCCAAATACAAATCTGACCATCGTAACAACCTGTTACCAACGTTTTCTGGTCTCTAGATAAATAAACCGAGGATATACAGTGGGTAGGTGCATATTTTCCCCACAAAACTACTGGCACTATGAGATTTGTACCAGGCATTTTAGCTGCAAGACAACATATTTCAATTTAGATAAATCAagttaaattcaataataaagaaCATAAAATAGGTAAGGTGTGAAGTAATGAATAATGTGTAGAATTAAGCGtgaaaatgttttgtttgtatAGCAAAATGATAAGAAATAAGACATTATTAACAAGGACGAATCTACTCTATGCATACCTGATTTTTATTGGGTGGTACGAAATTAAACTAACACAATTTTATGGTCAAAAACTACCCATACGGTTAGCTATTCTTAACTGATGAGAAAAATggatatttaacaatatttttaacgcaatatgataaaaataatcaatgaatTTATGACAGGTGACTGTCATATGTCACTGTTACTTACCATGGAGCACTATGCTCCATGGTTACTTACTGTACCGTCAAATCGATTAATTGAATTGTTGTTGctaaaaaaacatgaaaaatacTCATGTAGGTATCTTGTTGGAATTCTAATGATTATgaatttttggttttttatcgtgcttatattttatattaattttatttttcatgtagAGAttgtattagtaaaaaatatctattaaaaaataatcagaaACAAGcaaatttttatcttaatatttcataattaagaTAGACATATAAaagtatgtttttaaattatacgttTTAAAGGAGATTCTATTACtatgacattattttttatgacaaCTTATAATCGATAAGACTCAATgggaatttttaaaatgaataaaaataaaatggcttCCAATACAAAAATCAgatctaaaattaatttgaaagagGAAAAATTAGCAGATATGGGAGCGCAAATCGACGAGACTGATGAAATGAAGCTTAAAATGCTAGCTGGGCTTGATAAACCTAATCCTGATGACGTTATTTACCCTGCAGAACTAAATGCACATCTGATTGAACAGCTtaaagtaagaaaaataatacataattagcATTCTTCGCTAATGACatttaatgatatataaatttattaaatttaaatacatgaCCCTTTTTGGCATAGTATAAAACATTGAAAGTAGAAAAGTAGTTAACACATATTTCTTTATCAGTCTAACAACTAATATCAATATCAGTctgattgtaaaaaataaactttttctcTATTTTCAAAGATAATGACCGGTGAAAATAACGAGCTACGTAAAACAGTATACATGAAAAACGAAGAGATGAAAGAACTCAATAAAACAATCGCAGATCTCAAACAACGGATACGCGATATCATATCCGGCACGGGACCAGCCATTTCATCTAAATCAGCTGGTGTTATTAGCGCCAAAATAACCGATCTCTGCAAACAAAACCGACACTTAGTTTCCGAAGTCGAAAGTTATAAAACGAAAAATGCAGCTCTTGAACGTAAAATAATGCAACTCGATATTATAACTAAAGAAAACGAAAAATTAGAAGCTTGTCTGTGCAAAGAAGAGACAATCGATGTGAATTCAGATGAACTCAAAGAGCTAAACAATAAACTTtctgtagtaaataaaaaactttatgaaagtaaaaatagaaatcttgaattaaaaaatgatatattaatagCAACAAAAATACTTCAGCAAGAGCTTGGTGATAAATTCACGAGTATAAAAGAATTGCAAAATGATTTAGCAGGTTGGaaaggtagagcacagcagatTGTGTTATTACAAGCCAAGATTACGGAACTCGAAGAAAAACTAAATGGCAAAAATAAGGATATGATGGAATCAAAACGAAAGGATCAAGGCCAAGTTAGTTTTTTATAATGTTGAAGATTTCTTGTAGTTCCTTGCTATGCATAAATgtacgataaaaaataaagtatgttttatgttttagaTTATTCGTGAATTAGAaatgaaaaggaaaaaagaaacgGATCAAGCATTGAAAGAACTCAATgcaataaaagaagaaaatcaGGAATTGAAAAAGAAGTTAGATGGGGCAAGATGTCGAATAAGAAATTTGGAATGTGATTCCACTACTGTAAGACAAAAAATGCAAACTTTTGTCGAAAAAAGTAACCACGATGACCTTCTTATAGCAGAACAAAGGGTTAGCTTAACAAGCcacatatttctattattattatcatattctATTCTGTACctactttttttgaaaattttgtcaGTATCCCGCGTATTTCGATTTGTAAGAAACGAAGAGCAGAAATGCTCATTTTCGTATTTCATTTACCACAGGAGATTCTCTAACAAGACCTGATTTAAGTGTTTAGAAGAATATCCATTTCAAATTTAAGCTTGCAGCATCCAATAAAGTATAGCACtgtaattgtattttctttACAGAATCAAATTAAGAATTTAGAAATTTACTATCAAGAAATTCTAAAAGAGAATACGTCGAAAATGACAAAAATGAACAACGAAATCGTAGAATATCAGAAACTGATTAAAAATACAGATGCGAAAATTGATGCTCTGAGGCAGCAAGCTTCTGAAAAAGCGACTAAAATCGAAGAACTAAGAGCACAGCTATTGAGATACGAAGAATGTTCGCTGCAGAGCGTCTTTTTCACACCAATGAAGACAGCCACTgacaacgaaataaaaaaattatcagaatTAGTTGTTACACTTAACGAAAGATTAGATAATGAGCGTCACAAATGGGAAGAATTAGATTTAGCTCATAGGAAGctaaaagaaaagaataaaagGTTAGAAAGAAGAGTGTTTTCTTTAGAAGATGAATTGAGAACTTTAAAAGAAGCATCGAGAAGAGGATCGAGAACtactaaaactttattaaataaagaacaacAGTACGATATTGTAGCATTTGGAACACCGTCAGTAATCAAGAAACAGTCATCCATAGAGGTTTTTGGTAAACCAAGTGAGACAGTTTCTTCAGAAACCCCACCAGGGTATGAAGCTCTAGATAAAGATGAGTTAAAATATAAGTTGGAGCTAGCAgaagaaaaacttaaaataatggAAGATAAATTGAAAATGATCGAAGAAGAGAAACAAGatgattacaaaaatttaacagAAATGATACAAACTTCAAAACAACTTTTCAACGAAGCGTTGTCAGTTTTGAAACGTGAGAAGTGTCAGTGTTCgtaattattcatataatttatttgattatattaaatGATTGTTTACAatacaaagattttatttttgcgataccatatatatatatatatatatatttgtaggaAGTAGGAGGTCAGACTAGTTCATTAcaagatagttattagttaacggggGCGGCGAGTCTAACTTCTTAGAATTCGATGGATTCACTGTCGTAGAGCAGAAGGAAAAACTAAAAGCAGTTCCTAGGACTTACGACCCAGATGTAGggttaaggaggccccctttgtgatgcgtatcaacgctcaccttcactgctcgagttgtctgccctgcctagccaaattatagatcgtaataaaataagtaacaattaatttgtttgcacaaattaattattgaaagagcCTAGgctaagctactagcaggatacaacaagtgcaccgtgccaagccagagccaagattGCGTTTGCCACGGTTGCACCGATCGTTTTATACACATCAGAATGACTCGAGTAatagaatgagtgagggtaggtgactatcgaacgatgtgctaggtgctAGGTGGATTGCTCGGTGCATCCATTCTTTATAAATCTTTTGCTAATTGCCTACGACAGCACAGGTACCGACACAtatgtttaatattagtatGCATTAACATCGcccttttgtttttgtttttttttttttgggatgaAAACTAGAAATGTAACTGAGAGAGAATAATAAGTTAgtatttacgaaaaataaatttaataattttattgttcctaaTTAACATGAGTCATTATAAGATGTTTATATATGCCTATAAGTATTTTCAATAGAGGTTATTCaaacaaaatcatttttaaaaataattggtaGATATAAGTTTAggtagtattttttaatcacattattatttgtatacttcttttaaaactttttttaaacttaaaaattacaaatattatcgttcgtgttgactcgatttgtttaccaacacaggccgctcgcccgcatacaatatgcggatcagtcgagcgactgatcggagtctatttccgagaagtcactgtcgccgagcgatagtgttgttaccggtttgtctgtagatggttatcgataaaaatggcaaaggcaaaagaggagagacatttttgagattttgatttaaaatattatattgctagctttttttaataaacatagttatataataaaattgcattaaattaaatataatacacgtattatgagtattaatacattttactagaattacttaatgtgaacttccaccataatgttttatataaaaatttggcaggttttctaaaaatccaaatttaagggatacatggaaaaaaatggtaataacagattaacctggaagcccacaaaaaatagtgtaatttgttcagatcatatcaataccgcTAACTTTTAAGTGTTgacgaacaatagaaggattagtcgagggcaccaaaccaacactaacgccacactgtttttgtcccgtaagtttttttttgtctcatgtacaaggtaatcaagatatggttcaccttagtcatagtagtgaaatgaagcttagatttatcaactttaaaaattaacaatgtccatcctttcagagtcatcaacaaatcattcaatctagcagatgacaaactcttcatcttatgatgccattagtgctacgctccctattaCCGATTCATTGACATtaccgtgtacatcatcaactcctcaaaatgtatgttagctttaaatcgtttattgtagactggcattgtttggcacaacaacgttgcaccaaacgtattgtgacataatagTTAGACATTTATGCTGTCGCgatactttttaactgacttccaaaaagggaggaggttctcaatttgactgtatttttttatgtatgttacttcagaacttttgactgggtggaccgattttgatgatttttaatttaatagaaagctgatgtttatcatgtagtcgcgttcaaatttcatcgagatctgataacaactttttgagtaacctttgataacgcgtatatattacgtatattgtattacttgtcaatgtaattgaagtcagtttttttttttcgtttgcgagcaaatacaattatagtagataatgatgtattctacaaagtcttacttcattatatatttctattatcattagtttttgcagcgcacgcaatgtaaggaattttttaggatattttttatcCCCTGAGTTACaatattggagttttagtaaggatccctaatatttttgaaaatatagtataacctatgtcgctcagggatagtgtagcttctcaacggtgaaataattttttgaatcggtccagtagttttgaagcctattcaatgctaacaaacaaacaatcaaatctttactctttataatcgtttattttacatgaagatgtttgatttgtagtatataataaattaagtctatttttataataacatcttacctttgtatcactttaaaaaccttatttctctaaccgagtacttgaatttatcgataatgcatatcgacagttgttacaaccatgtctgtaagcaacttgtccgtgtagttgcggcgtgtcattatactgtaataacacagaatgtatctatgtttgtgtgaaaaatgtaagtgtgactttaattttgtatgtgtgagtttcgtagtgacagacgattatttttgtgtgggaattagataaagtgtgcatgtgtataatttccccccgcaaaaaatgacagaaagttttgtatcggtaacaaacgcaatggctactcccctccgtgttgctctatgccTTGGGGCGGCAATTTAATAACacattgtatatgtatttaaagttaattagtAGGTAGTTTACTTTTTGCAAAACTTAAGAGTTAAGATTACTTCTAGATTAATCTATCTTCTTCAGAACAATTAATCCCTTGTAACTAGTACCATTGCCTTAAAAATGGGCATGGACAATTCGCTACGGTAGCCGTGCAGATGATGCTTACTATTTAGTTCTTgagctattttttattactaaacgcGAGAatggaaaaataagaaaatcgtTAACAGAAGACTGATTGATTAAATTCGCTTTagttatgatattattattttttcactaAATTGCTTAAAATTCTGCGatgattaataatttaattataatgttaataattttgaggataacataatttttattttacttaataaaaactaaaaagaaacgAAAGTACCAAAGAACCGGCTTTCAAAAACAGATCGGTTTTGAAAACCCTTTTAAGTACATTACGCCGTACACGATACACCGCAAAACTAAGTCTATTTTTCATTGTTActtagtattatataattacttattattttatttttgatgattGATATTGTGGGTATACCAGCAACTAGTAACTGCTTTTTTGACAACTATCCAGTATCCGGTCATGCTGAATTGCTGATGATGACGACCATGATGACGACGATGAGTCGACGAAGCAATAACTAATTGGAATCCAAGAAGAAAAATCTCTTATATTTTAGGTTAGAAATGTTTACTTACAGCGATTAGATATctgaaatacaatttattttcacGCAGAAATTGATTCCGTTTCTACTGAAATGGTAGACTTTTAAATTACCTAACAATATTACGAAAAATGGTAGTTTCTATTACAGCTTAGGCAACATTCAACGCCGCCATTTGTCATTTTTTTGGCATGCGCGTTCGACGATGCAACGAAAATCGTGCTCGTGAGTGTTTTCATGAAAGCAAGTGAATTTTGAACTTTGTTTGTGTAACGTGAAAGTTTTGtcgttatataaattattgtttatatcttCTCAGTGattgtgttttataatttgTCGCAATGAATAAAACTTGTGCAAGGTGCGaaaaaacagtttatccaaCGGAGGAATTGAAATGTTTAGACAAGGTAATTTTCCCacattcttaaaaaataatttcatatctgctaattaaattcatatttacatttattatgttaGGTATCTGCATTAATGGTTATAGATAAttgttgtttattgaaaattatattaaaaaagttttcgtTGTCATCGGCCGGTACACCAATTTAAACAGCCGGACGGGTGagtcattaaattataaaaattagtgCTGATATCATTGAGAGCAGTATAATACCATCTATCATATCTAAGTGCACTCGTCCCGTATGCTCTTTATTAGGCAATATAGGTGACCTTGTGTCACAGAGCATCGATTTTATCGATATCTAGGATTTTTAGTGTTATGTCAATGACATCgacgtaaaataataattgacttCAATGTTCTTTCTCAAACATAATATCGgtcgaaattaataattaattcagtctgggctgtatggattatagtcctttgcatttccctattggggataaattttataacaactaCATCGgtcgaaattttatttatttattatattcggtcgaattttaacgaaaaatatGCCATATTACTGATGAATAACATGAATGATtggatataattattataataatgtaatgtttAGTTTGTTTCTATTCCAACAAAATATCATTCAATTTACTATTTACACAATTAAAAGAGAAACTTTATGTTggcaataaaaaatgtttgcaaTTTCatcataataatagtaaaaagaaaacatttaatGGTTGTAATACACAGTACAGTCGTAAAACccatatttttatagaaaataatagaaaaCCAAAGCATGTTTTTACACTTGATagaaacttatataaaaacaattatgagtAACAGGTAACAATGGGATTTATatgatcatatttattttaaattgctttatTAAGGGGAGTTCTTACTTAAAATTACCTACTAtactaacattaaattaaatataggcAATTTATATAGTTTTCATTGTATCttgattaattgtaaaaaaaaaatattaatctgatacttgaataaacaaacaataattgaccaaaataattaaaaaagaaatttgtcataactattaatattgtaataggGAAGTTCAAGTTTGGAAGAAATGGTTTTATTAAACATGGTctaatatttaatcttttatgtgagatcagttttaaaataaacaataagtgATGAGATTGATATGCTTGTTTCAGttacgaaaatattaaataatagtgTTACTTTCTTATAGGAATAAGATTTagtgtaagttttatttatcatcAATTTTTGTCCTGAAGTTAagcttttacatatttataatatctgcAAATCTGCATTAGAGCAaagtgatggattaagctcccatTCTTCTACTTCATGGAGAAAGTGGCCTACAtgcagcagtgggatgttacagcctGCATTGTgatcgatatatatatacatatatgtatctaatatataaaattctcgtgtcgcatcgtttgtagttaaactcctccgaaacggcttgatcgattctcatgtaattttgtgtgtatattgggtaggtctgagaatcgaacaacatctatttttcatctccctaaatgttaagggtatttaatttttttttttttttttataatttttagataaattatttattttttattttattatgatttggcattgaaaaatacatacaaccctaaattttcacccttctaccaccaaaccctatttttaaatagcgtttagcggcaagacaacatttgccgagtcagctagtatatatatatcaatattatcaatctaaaaagtttgtttttttgtttaaatgcaTTAATCTCATGTACTACTGCTACGGAACAGTGGCACAGCTAgcgttttataaagtttttttcaataaaaaatagttctttttttattatttttagaaattatcataatgttttaattataggGTTGTCTAAAAGCAATGGCCAACCAGCCAAAAGATCCTACCAGCCAAAAGGCCTAtcttaatacataaattataattgtcttaaactgtcgttttttttttagttttggtGATAAAACCTATAAAGTTAACATAACTACTGCTTAATTACTAAGCACGTACTAGTGCTTAAAATTTTGATATCCTTGTTAAACAAATTTCATCATGGCAAGCGCATCACCTACCCCTGACCTGcaccaggagctctgaccaCTTTACTTACCACGGGAACACAATACCTAACACCTAAaaggttgagatacttccccagacgAGCCTTCTGTGCTCTGCTTCAATGAGTGTGTTTGtccctatttttaaaaagtcgaTTACAATAAAGATTACTTTAAATGCTGCTGTTGAAATTATGGAAAAGtagttttaattagttttaataattaatcccTGACACATCACTCATTATTatcatcaattcagcctatcgtagttcactgctggacataggtctccacaagttcgtgccaaaatggtgtgaactcatgtgtgaaCGCATGGATTGAAATCCACTGACCGAAGAcgggtgcgacaaagtcagccccgcggtcaccaatccgcctacccagcgtgttgactatggttaacacacatgagttcactccctGACATACGATTATGACATTTTTCTTAACACAATCTAACAGGTGTTACTacctttttataaacatttcgaAATCTTTTATATAAGTTACAAACGTAATACACGTTTCATAATTGTGTCATGTATGTCCTTTTACGaccatataagtaaatataataaaataaaattgtccaTATGCCTGTAATCTCCTCAACTCTTCATTTGACCATGACCAGTATTTCACCGTCTGCTgtatttaactttataaatgtataataaaatttatagaaataaaaattactagcTTAATTTGTTACCATGCTCTAAACTCAATGTTGGATCAAttataacagattttttttttaagttttttaatactcGAGAAGTTTTTATGGAATGAAAATTTAGGAAAATTGTGCAGAAAATTTGAGAATTaggaaaaatgtaaatattttttagttactataattatataaaaactagttGACCTGACAGATGCTATCAAGTCTTCTGAACTGTCTAATTTGTGAAGtttaaataggaaaaaaaaaatgtaccgtAATACCCTAATTAcgtagtggtatgaaaaatactTTATAGCCTATTCTACATACCTataaaaatatgcaagaaaTGACCTTAATCCCACTGTGACACgagctttttttatattatattagatattatcctagctgatattgttttattattactggAACTATTTAATATGCAACAGATAGTGAAGTGTTAACTGTTAAGAGGGACTTCATTCTTTTGTATTTCTTATCATTTAATATTGTGCTGTAAAGGttgattaagttttatttaggCTTGGTGTTCCTATTTTCCCTGTCAATTATATTCCTATACTATCTTACTATATATTAGGATATTTGTT encodes the following:
- the LOC123667839 gene encoding coiled-coil domain-containing protein 13 produces the protein MNKNKMASNTKIRSKINLKEEKLADMGAQIDETDEMKLKMLAGLDKPNPDDVIYPAELNAHLIEQLKIMTGENNELRKTVYMKNEEMKELNKTIADLKQRIRDIISGTGPAISSKSAGVISAKITDLCKQNRHLVSEVESYKTKNAALERKIMQLDIITKENEKLEACLCKEETIDVNSDELKELNNKLSVVNKKLYESKNRNLELKNDILIATKILQQELGDKFTSIKELQNDLAGWKGRAQQIVLLQAKITELEEKLNGKNKDMMESKRKDQGQIIRELEMKRKKETDQALKELNAIKEENQELKKKLDGARCRIRNLECDSTTVRQKMQTFVEKSNHDDLLIAEQRNQIKNLEIYYQEILKENTSKMTKMNNEIVEYQKLIKNTDAKIDALRQQASEKATKIEELRAQLLRYEECSLQSVFFTPMKTATDNEIKKLSELVVTLNERLDNERHKWEELDLAHRKLKEKNKRLERRVFSLEDELRTLKEASRRGSRTTKTLLNKEQQYDIVAFGTPSVIKKQSSIEVFGKPSETVSSETPPGYEALDKDELKYKLELAEEKLKIMEDKLKMIEEEKQDDYKNLTEMIQTSKQLFNEALSVLKREKCQCS